One genomic segment of Amycolatopsis sp. Hca4 includes these proteins:
- a CDS encoding NAD(P)/FAD-dependent oxidoreductase: MAGQVGSVAVVLGGSMAGSLAARVLSESYENVLVLDRDTVLGVTKPRRGTPHTRHAHGLHARGQRILEDFFPGFTDDLRAAGAPVGDLGEMRWYFNGLRLPYTHTGLVSVTPTRPVLENHVRTRVNALPNVTYLEQHDILGLVSTSDNSRVIGVRVRDDAGIEKVLRADLVLDATGRGSRTPAWLEQLGYARPTEDRVKIGLAYTTRFYRRPPGSFTDTWSINPVASPAHPRGAFFGLSDEDTCIVSLTGILGDHPPTDPEGFVEFAKSLPVPDVYDGIKDAEPLDDPTSFGFPASVRRRYEHLDRFPAGLLVLGDAICSFNPVYGQGMSVAAWEAHTLREHLRAGEVDQYAYFRDIGQVVDAPWAVSASGDLAFPDVEGERTPEIEQGNAFMGLLQYAASKDQEIVKAFMRVAGLIDPPTALMDESLVQRVLSYQPAEGQAA; the protein is encoded by the coding sequence ATGGCCGGACAGGTCGGAAGCGTCGCCGTCGTCCTCGGTGGCAGCATGGCCGGTAGCCTGGCGGCCCGGGTGCTGTCCGAGTCCTACGAGAACGTCCTGGTCCTCGACCGCGACACCGTCCTCGGGGTGACGAAGCCGCGCCGGGGCACGCCGCACACCCGGCACGCGCACGGACTGCACGCCCGGGGCCAGCGGATCCTCGAAGACTTCTTCCCCGGTTTCACCGACGACCTGCGCGCCGCCGGCGCGCCGGTCGGTGACCTGGGCGAGATGCGCTGGTACTTCAACGGCCTGCGCCTGCCCTACACCCACACGGGCCTGGTGTCCGTGACGCCGACGCGCCCGGTGCTGGAGAACCACGTCCGCACCCGGGTGAACGCGCTGCCGAACGTGACCTACCTGGAGCAGCACGACATCCTCGGCCTGGTGTCCACTTCGGACAACTCGCGGGTGATCGGCGTGCGCGTGCGCGACGACGCCGGGATCGAGAAGGTGCTGCGCGCCGACCTCGTGCTCGACGCCACCGGCCGCGGCTCGCGGACGCCCGCCTGGCTGGAGCAGCTCGGCTACGCGCGGCCCACCGAGGACCGCGTCAAGATCGGGCTGGCCTACACCACGCGGTTCTACCGCCGCCCGCCCGGCTCGTTCACCGACACGTGGTCGATCAACCCGGTCGCCTCGCCCGCGCACCCGCGCGGCGCCTTCTTCGGGCTGTCCGACGAGGACACCTGCATCGTCTCCCTCACCGGGATCCTCGGCGACCACCCGCCGACCGACCCCGAGGGCTTCGTCGAGTTCGCCAAGTCGCTGCCGGTGCCGGACGTCTACGACGGCATCAAGGACGCCGAGCCGCTCGACGACCCGACGTCGTTCGGGTTCCCGGCGAGCGTCCGCCGCCGTTACGAGCACCTCGACCGCTTCCCGGCCGGCCTGCTCGTGCTCGGCGACGCGATCTGCAGCTTCAACCCGGTCTACGGCCAGGGCATGAGCGTCGCGGCCTGGGAGGCCCACACCCTCCGCGAGCACCTGCGCGCCGGCGAGGTCGACCAGTACGCCTACTTCCGCGACATCGGCCAGGTCGTCGACGCGCCGTGGGCGGTCTCCGCGAGCGGTGACCTCGCCTTCCCCGACGTCGAAGGGGAGCGGACCCCGGAGATCGAGCAGGGCAACGCCTTCATGGGCCTGCTGCAGTACGCCGCGTCGAAGGACCAGGAGATCGTCAAGGCGTTCATGCGCGTGGCCGGGCTGATCGACCCGCCGACCGCGCTGATGGACGAGTCGCTGGTCCAGCGCGTCCTCTCGTACCAGCCCGCCGAAGGCCAGGCCGCCTGA
- a CDS encoding SDR family NAD(P)-dependent oxidoreductase, producing MSLENKNAIVYGAGGSIGREVAKAFAAAGARVYCAGRTRKNLTPVVKEITNAGGWAKANVVNALNEAAVERHAKAVVAESGSLDISINLITRGDVQGTPLVDMIADDVTGPVLTGLTTNFLTARAAARHMVEQGSGVILGLNSGSANGSPMMGGTGPADAALDTLFRNLANEVGPAGVRVLGIWTAGLPETLSPAKLAAFSGGPEMDEEAFQGLLQHLDGMRMTKKSPTLAQVAATATFLASDRAGAITGTFVNVTSGTFPS from the coding sequence ATGTCCCTGGAGAACAAGAACGCCATCGTCTACGGGGCCGGTGGTTCCATCGGCCGCGAAGTGGCCAAGGCGTTCGCCGCGGCCGGGGCTCGCGTCTACTGCGCGGGGCGCACCCGCAAGAACCTCACCCCGGTGGTCAAGGAGATCACGAACGCGGGCGGCTGGGCGAAGGCCAACGTGGTCAACGCCCTCAACGAGGCCGCGGTCGAGCGGCACGCCAAGGCGGTCGTGGCCGAGAGCGGCAGCCTGGACATCTCGATCAACCTGATCACCCGCGGCGACGTGCAGGGCACGCCACTGGTCGACATGATCGCCGACGACGTGACCGGGCCGGTGCTCACCGGGCTGACCACGAACTTCCTGACCGCGCGGGCGGCCGCGCGCCACATGGTGGAGCAGGGGTCGGGGGTGATCCTCGGCCTGAACAGCGGGTCGGCCAACGGCAGCCCGATGATGGGCGGCACGGGCCCGGCCGACGCGGCGCTGGACACGCTGTTCCGCAACCTGGCGAACGAGGTCGGGCCCGCGGGCGTCCGCGTCCTCGGCATCTGGACGGCGGGCCTGCCGGAGACGCTCTCGCCGGCCAAGCTGGCGGCCTTCAGCGGTGGGCCGGAGATGGACGAAGAGGCGTTCCAGGGCCTGCTGCAGCACCTGGACGGGATGCGCATGACGAAGAAGTCCCCGACGCTGGCCCAGGTGGCGGCGACGGCGACGTTCCTCGCCTCCGACCGGGCGGGCGCCATCACGGGCACGTTCGTGAACGTCACGAGCGGCACGTTCCCGAGCTGA
- the hppD gene encoding 4-hydroxyphenylpyruvate dioxygenase yields MVTPNPSALDGLELDYVRFYVGSLDTARDWLVRGYGLGERPLGDSGPDWATVRSTEIGANDIRFVFSEPLVDDHPGTAYVDRHGDGVSDIALRVTDAKAAFEEAVARGARPVAGPSRAGHVVTASIMGFGDTLHTFVEYPDGPPAPIAVNAEEPGALLEIDHFAVCVEHGHLDATVDFYRDVLGFELIFAETIAVGSQAMTTKVVQSKSGSVTFTLIEPDTSKDPGHIDDFLKDHGGAGVQHIAFTSNGIIEAVDVLRDRGVEFMGTPASYYADLLQRVVPEQYSVPELRTQQVLVDEDHDGQLYQIFARSVHPRNTIFLELIERLGARGFGSGNITALYQAAERQRDHH; encoded by the coding sequence ATGGTCACCCCGAACCCGTCGGCCCTCGACGGTCTCGAGCTGGACTACGTCCGTTTCTACGTCGGCAGCCTCGACACGGCACGGGACTGGCTGGTGCGCGGATACGGCCTCGGCGAACGGCCGCTGGGCGACTCCGGCCCGGACTGGGCGACCGTGCGCTCGACCGAGATCGGTGCCAACGACATCCGGTTCGTCTTCAGCGAGCCGCTCGTCGACGACCACCCCGGCACCGCCTACGTCGACCGCCACGGCGACGGCGTCTCGGACATCGCCCTGCGCGTCACCGACGCGAAGGCGGCGTTCGAGGAGGCCGTCGCCCGCGGGGCGCGCCCCGTCGCCGGGCCGTCCCGCGCCGGCCACGTCGTCACGGCCAGCATCATGGGCTTCGGCGACACCCTGCACACCTTCGTCGAGTACCCGGACGGCCCGCCCGCCCCGATCGCGGTGAACGCCGAGGAACCGGGCGCGCTGCTGGAGATCGACCACTTCGCGGTGTGCGTGGAACACGGTCACCTCGACGCCACGGTCGACTTCTACCGGGACGTGCTGGGCTTCGAGCTGATCTTCGCCGAGACGATCGCGGTCGGCTCGCAGGCGATGACCACGAAGGTCGTGCAGAGCAAGTCCGGCAGCGTGACCTTCACGCTCATCGAGCCGGACACCTCCAAGGATCCGGGGCACATCGACGACTTCCTCAAGGACCACGGCGGCGCCGGCGTGCAGCACATCGCCTTCACCAGCAACGGGATCATCGAGGCGGTCGACGTGCTGCGCGACCGGGGCGTCGAGTTCATGGGCACCCCCGCCTCCTACTACGCGGACCTGCTGCAGCGCGTGGTGCCGGAGCAGTACTCGGTGCCGGAGCTGCGCACGCAGCAGGTGCTCGTCGACGAGGACCACGACGGCCAGCTGTACCAGATCTTCGCGCGCTCGGTGCACCCGCGGAACACGATCTTCCTCGAGCTGATCGAACGGCTCGGCGCGCGGGGCTTCGGCAGCGGCAACATCACCGCGCTGTACCAGGCCGCCGAGCGCCAGCGCGACCACCACTGA
- a CDS encoding SDR family NAD(P)-dependent oxidoreductase, with product MSLEKKNAIVYGAGGSIGAAVAKAFAADGAHVFLVGRTLEPLQAVADEIEAAGGSASVDVLDALDESAVEEHAKTVVVEGGSLDVSINLITRGDVQGIPLVDMKTADFTGPIVTGVTTNFITMRAAARHMVDQGSGVILALDSGSAHGSPMMGGTGPADGAIDTLVRNLAAEVGPSGVRVAGIWTAGLPETLSPEKLAAFSGGPKMDDAAFQGLLQHLDGMRMTKKSPTLTQVAQTAAFLASPEAGAITGTFVNVTSGIFPS from the coding sequence ATGTCGCTCGAGAAGAAGAACGCGATCGTCTACGGCGCCGGCGGCTCGATCGGCGCGGCGGTGGCCAAGGCGTTCGCCGCCGACGGCGCGCACGTGTTCCTCGTCGGCCGCACCCTCGAGCCGCTGCAGGCCGTGGCGGACGAGATCGAGGCCGCCGGCGGGTCGGCGTCGGTGGACGTGCTCGACGCCCTCGACGAGTCGGCCGTCGAGGAGCACGCCAAGACCGTGGTGGTCGAGGGCGGCAGCCTGGACGTCTCGATCAACCTGATCACCCGCGGCGACGTGCAGGGCATCCCGCTCGTCGACATGAAGACCGCGGACTTCACCGGCCCGATCGTCACCGGCGTCACCACGAACTTCATCACCATGCGCGCCGCCGCCCGGCACATGGTGGACCAGGGGTCCGGCGTGATCCTGGCGCTGGACAGCGGGTCCGCGCACGGCAGCCCGATGATGGGCGGCACCGGGCCCGCCGACGGCGCGATCGACACCCTCGTCCGGAACCTGGCCGCCGAGGTCGGCCCGAGCGGCGTGCGCGTCGCCGGCATCTGGACGGCGGGTCTGCCGGAGACCCTGTCGCCGGAGAAGCTGGCGGCCTTCAGCGGCGGCCCGAAGATGGACGACGCGGCGTTCCAGGGTCTGCTCCAGCACCTCGACGGCATGCGCATGACCAAGAAGTCGCCCACGCTCACCCAGGTGGCGCAGACCGCGGCCTTCCTGGCCTCCCCGGAAGCCGGCGCCATCACGGGCACGTTCGTCAACGTCACCAGCGGCATCTTCCCCAGCTGA
- a CDS encoding condensation domain-containing protein, protein MSRYPLSANLGLLCIFDKGETDGAFGPRHLVIHGWRVRGELDPDTLRGALDDVVERHEILRTEIVRENGEQYQRVHPPCSPELVLHELTDDGRPRDEQVDEFINSVEAGRLGADELPHLRAELGRFDDRDGVLVLIVHHTAGDGWSLHVLINDLAVSYARRRGLDVPALPEPRQYGEFSVWQIDDLAGEQAQASREYWGGKLRGGRMLDIKADRTLAPDTPAVYAVERFLLDAELTRGTTELARVMHCSPFMVLLAAYNALLARMSGATDLVVPIITSGRADQSHYDTIGPFFNLVPLRTDIDGCRTFSELVLRIRATCLEAYAHELPFSEVVAQAPEINKTYERDDNAVCAIQVLQFPGMTEAETVGDVEYAEVRRRTKSCQDTSDIPNGVLWALDILGDGEIAGTSRYNTEQFDRETMVRMIDDYRGILAAGLADPNRPLWAL, encoded by the coding sequence ATGAGCCGCTACCCGTTGTCGGCCAACCTCGGTCTGCTGTGCATCTTCGACAAGGGCGAGACGGACGGCGCGTTCGGGCCCCGGCACCTGGTGATCCACGGCTGGCGGGTGCGCGGCGAGCTGGACCCGGACACGCTGCGCGGCGCGCTGGACGACGTCGTCGAGCGGCACGAGATCCTCCGCACGGAGATCGTCCGCGAAAACGGCGAGCAGTACCAGCGCGTCCACCCGCCGTGCTCGCCGGAACTCGTCCTGCACGAGCTGACCGACGACGGCCGCCCGCGCGACGAGCAGGTCGACGAGTTCATCAATTCGGTCGAGGCGGGCCGGCTGGGCGCCGACGAGCTGCCGCACCTGCGCGCCGAGCTGGGCCGCTTCGACGACCGGGACGGGGTGCTGGTGCTGATCGTGCACCACACCGCCGGCGACGGCTGGTCGCTGCACGTGCTGATCAACGACCTGGCGGTCAGCTACGCCCGGCGCCGCGGGCTCGACGTGCCCGCGCTGCCGGAGCCGCGCCAGTACGGGGAGTTCTCCGTCTGGCAGATCGACGACCTGGCCGGGGAGCAGGCGCAGGCGTCGCGCGAGTACTGGGGCGGGAAGCTGCGCGGCGGCCGGATGCTCGACATCAAGGCCGACCGCACGCTCGCCCCGGACACCCCGGCCGTCTACGCGGTGGAGCGGTTCCTGCTCGACGCCGAGCTCACCCGCGGCACGACGGAGCTGGCGCGGGTGATGCACTGCTCGCCGTTCATGGTGCTGCTGGCGGCCTACAACGCACTGCTGGCGCGGATGTCCGGCGCGACCGACCTGGTCGTGCCGATCATCACCTCCGGCCGCGCCGACCAGTCGCACTACGACACCATCGGCCCGTTCTTCAACCTGGTCCCGCTGCGGACCGACATCGACGGCTGCCGCACCTTCTCCGAGCTGGTGCTGCGGATCCGGGCCACCTGCCTGGAGGCCTACGCGCACGAGCTGCCCTTCAGCGAGGTCGTCGCGCAGGCGCCGGAGATCAACAAGACCTACGAGCGGGACGACAACGCCGTCTGCGCCATCCAGGTCCTGCAGTTCCCCGGCATGACCGAGGCGGAGACCGTCGGCGACGTCGAGTACGCGGAGGTCCGCAGGCGCACCAAGTCCTGCCAGGACACCTCGGACATCCCCAACGGCGTGCTGTGGGCGCTCGACATCCTCGGCGACGGCGAGATCGCCGGCACCTCTCGGTACAACACCGAGCAGTTCGACCGCGAGACGATGGTCCGGATGATCGACGACTACCGCGGCATCCTGGCCGCCGGCCTGGCCGACCCGAACCGTCCACTGTGGGCACTCTGA
- a CDS encoding NAD(P)/FAD-dependent oxidoreductase, which yields MSASEETYDVVVVGGGPGGAATAGLLAGMGHKVLVLEREKFPRYHIGESLITGALPTLDDLGLIERLDAMGFTKKYGGTLLWGKNQGTWGFRFTESALYDYAYQVRRADFDALVLGRARELGAKVLEEVTVREPIFDGERMVGVTYAEKGSKETKEAHGTFVVDATGQNHILAKHFDSVAWHDDLRNIATWTYWQGCNLYSGTKAGDIISENRPTGWFWFIPLHDGTVSVGYVTPLEEYQKSGKSLEELYFEELGKTEEVSTLVKGATRASGFRNIKDWSYTAERFHGPGWAMVGDAAAFVDPLLSTGVTLALRGARALADAIDGVLQDPSAEDELLGLYEESYRTFLDSVLDFVRFFYDRTKNKEDYWDKAQEQIDPQKLRPRETDFATMLSGLTGINDIFQQRRRAA from the coding sequence ATGAGCGCAAGCGAGGAAACGTACGACGTCGTGGTCGTCGGCGGTGGACCCGGCGGCGCGGCGACGGCCGGGCTGCTGGCCGGCATGGGCCACAAGGTGCTGGTCCTGGAGCGCGAGAAGTTCCCGCGTTACCACATCGGCGAGTCGCTGATCACCGGCGCGCTGCCCACCCTCGACGACCTGGGCCTGATCGAGCGCCTGGACGCCATGGGCTTCACGAAGAAGTACGGCGGCACGCTCCTGTGGGGCAAGAACCAGGGGACCTGGGGCTTCCGGTTCACCGAGTCGGCGCTCTACGACTACGCCTACCAGGTGCGCCGCGCCGACTTCGACGCCCTGGTTCTGGGCCGGGCCCGCGAACTGGGCGCGAAGGTGCTCGAAGAGGTCACCGTCCGCGAGCCGATCTTCGACGGCGAGCGCATGGTCGGCGTCACCTACGCGGAGAAGGGCAGCAAGGAGACGAAGGAAGCGCACGGGACGTTCGTCGTCGACGCCACGGGCCAGAACCACATCCTGGCCAAGCACTTCGACTCCGTCGCCTGGCACGACGACCTGCGCAACATCGCCACCTGGACGTACTGGCAGGGCTGCAACCTCTACAGCGGCACCAAGGCGGGCGACATCATCTCGGAGAACCGCCCGACCGGCTGGTTCTGGTTCATCCCCCTGCACGACGGCACGGTCAGCGTCGGCTACGTGACGCCGCTGGAGGAGTACCAGAAGTCGGGCAAGTCGCTGGAGGAGCTGTACTTCGAGGAGCTCGGCAAGACCGAAGAGGTCAGCACCCTGGTCAAGGGCGCGACCCGGGCGAGCGGGTTCCGCAACATCAAGGACTGGTCCTACACCGCCGAACGCTTCCACGGTCCGGGCTGGGCGATGGTCGGCGACGCCGCCGCGTTCGTCGACCCGCTGCTGTCCACCGGCGTCACGCTGGCCCTGCGCGGGGCGCGGGCGCTGGCCGACGCGATCGACGGCGTGCTGCAGGACCCGTCGGCCGAGGACGAGCTGCTCGGCCTGTACGAGGAGAGCTACCGGACCTTCCTCGACTCCGTGCTGGACTTCGTGCGGTTCTTCTACGACCGCACGAAGAACAAGGAGGACTACTGGGACAAGGCCCAGGAGCAGATCGACCCGCAGAAGCTGCGGCCGCGCGAGACGGACTTCGCGACCATGCTTTCGGGCCTGACCGGGATCAACGACATCTTCCAGCAGCGCCGGCGCGCGGCGTAG
- a CDS encoding non-ribosomal peptide synthetase: MSRSVHEAFSAQAARTPDAVAVSGSDRTLTYRELDERANRLAHRLAGLGAGPDVPVAVLLERSTDVVVTFLAALKAGSFYQPIHSAYPADRRQWIVDHSKATILVTDEASKGLGIPSIADVVLASEDLADQPATAPAVTLDDNAPAYVMYTSGSTGEPKGVAVRHTDALALALDSTWDTGNHERVLLIAPHAFNVSTYEIWVPLLHGGTVVVAPEGKLDIPTLGSLLAAHRITGVHLTAGLFRVVAEEAPESLAGVREVLTGGDVIAPTAVARVLEVNPDLTVRAMYGATEGTVFSTNSAITAPYTPGPVVPVGRAMDGVALHVLDERLDPVPDGTVGELYFGGVGVALGYAGRPDLTGERFVANPFGEPGSRMYRTGDLVRRTPAGEIEFVGRATDQVKILGFRVELAEIEAAIAGHPGLADVAVVAREVKAGDVRLVAYLVADSGAPDTAAIRERVRSRLPEYMLPAAFVVVERLPLTANGKLDRAALPQPEFEAAGASRAPSGPKEEALCRAFSAVLGVEEVGVDDSFFDLGGHSLLAMRLLNRIRAELGVELKINTLFDTPTVAGLAQLL, encoded by the coding sequence ATGTCCCGGTCCGTTCACGAGGCGTTCTCCGCGCAGGCCGCCCGAACCCCCGACGCGGTGGCCGTCTCCGGCTCGGACCGGACGCTGACGTACCGGGAGCTCGACGAGCGCGCCAACCGGCTCGCCCACCGGCTCGCCGGCCTGGGCGCCGGCCCGGACGTCCCGGTCGCGGTGCTGCTCGAGCGCAGCACCGACGTCGTCGTCACGTTCCTGGCCGCGCTCAAGGCCGGCTCGTTCTACCAGCCGATCCACTCGGCCTACCCGGCCGACCGGCGCCAGTGGATCGTCGACCACTCGAAGGCGACCATCCTCGTCACCGACGAGGCATCGAAGGGCCTGGGCATCCCGTCGATCGCCGACGTCGTGCTGGCCTCGGAAGACCTCGCGGACCAGCCGGCCACGGCCCCCGCGGTGACGCTGGACGACAACGCCCCGGCGTACGTCATGTACACCTCGGGCTCGACGGGCGAGCCGAAGGGCGTCGCCGTGCGCCACACCGACGCGCTCGCGCTGGCCCTGGACTCCACCTGGGACACCGGCAACCACGAGCGGGTCCTGCTCATCGCGCCGCACGCGTTCAACGTCTCGACCTACGAGATCTGGGTGCCGCTGCTGCACGGCGGCACCGTCGTCGTCGCGCCCGAGGGCAAGCTCGACATCCCGACGCTCGGCTCGCTGCTGGCCGCGCACCGGATCACCGGTGTCCACCTGACGGCCGGGCTGTTCCGGGTCGTGGCCGAGGAGGCGCCGGAGAGCCTGGCGGGTGTCCGCGAGGTCCTGACCGGCGGTGACGTGATCGCGCCGACCGCGGTCGCCCGCGTGCTCGAGGTCAACCCGGACCTGACCGTCCGCGCCATGTACGGAGCCACCGAAGGCACCGTCTTCAGCACGAACTCCGCGATCACCGCGCCCTACACGCCGGGCCCGGTGGTCCCGGTCGGGCGCGCGATGGACGGGGTCGCACTGCACGTGCTGGACGAGCGGCTCGACCCGGTGCCCGACGGCACCGTCGGCGAGCTCTACTTCGGCGGCGTCGGTGTCGCGCTCGGCTACGCCGGCCGCCCGGACCTGACCGGCGAGCGCTTCGTCGCCAACCCGTTCGGCGAGCCGGGGTCCCGGATGTACCGGACCGGCGACCTCGTGCGCCGCACCCCGGCCGGGGAGATCGAGTTCGTCGGCCGCGCCACCGACCAGGTCAAGATCCTCGGCTTCCGCGTCGAGCTAGCCGAGATCGAGGCCGCCATCGCCGGGCACCCCGGTCTCGCCGACGTCGCCGTCGTCGCCCGCGAGGTCAAGGCCGGCGACGTCCGGCTGGTCGCCTACCTGGTCGCCGACTCCGGTGCCCCGGACACCGCCGCCATCCGCGAGCGCGTCCGCTCCCGGCTGCCGGAGTACATGCTGCCCGCCGCTTTCGTCGTCGTCGAACGGCTGCCCCTGACGGCCAACGGCAAGCTCGACCGGGCCGCGCTGCCGCAGCCGGAGTTCGAGGCCGCGGGCGCGTCCCGCGCGCCGAGCGGCCCCAAGGAGGAGGCGCTCTGCCGCGCGTTCTCCGCGGTCCTCGGCGTCGAAGAGGTCGGCGTCGACGACAGCTTCTTCGACCTGGGCGGCCACTCGCTGCTCGCGATGCGCCTGCTCAACCGGATCCGCGCCGAGCTGGGCGTGGAACTGAAGATCAACACGCTCTTCGACACGCCGACCGTGGCCGGCCTGGCCCAGCTGCTCTGA
- a CDS encoding abortive infection protein — MSEHEILAPRGKGLTYRGVAYDCGSNHETGQGHNSRMVWNEDIMRSEIDSIADGLKANSVTIYGTLFDRLEATTAHAVERGLHVWLQPRLMDGEQPEVLEHIAETARLGEKFRRQGADIHVSVGCTHAIQTMGIMPGEFYHNRMGNAFPDSDHHFLRPVGPIDHEDVELKLNAFLGQAAKVARANFDGGITYSAGSFERVDWTPFDYIGITDYYHPKPSREAYIAELDAYRKWDKPIMIAEYGTFTYAGASEKGLLGFDIVDRTVEPPRVFDGFRRDEQAQADFHLDRLRLYDELGIYSVAVTEFVHPTHPHSEDPQWDLDTASMTITKTIRDDYFDHFSTYRIEPKESYKAIARYYEAVTERERRTAA, encoded by the coding sequence ATGAGTGAACACGAGATCCTCGCACCGCGGGGGAAGGGGCTCACCTACCGCGGGGTCGCCTACGACTGTGGGTCGAACCACGAGACCGGTCAGGGCCACAACTCGCGCATGGTGTGGAACGAAGACATCATGCGGTCGGAGATCGACTCGATCGCCGACGGCCTCAAGGCCAACTCGGTGACGATCTACGGCACGCTGTTCGACCGCCTCGAGGCCACGACGGCGCACGCGGTCGAGCGCGGCCTGCACGTCTGGCTGCAGCCGCGCCTGATGGACGGCGAGCAGCCGGAGGTGCTGGAGCACATCGCCGAGACCGCGCGCCTCGGCGAGAAGTTCCGCCGGCAGGGCGCCGACATCCACGTCAGCGTCGGGTGCACGCACGCGATCCAGACCATGGGGATCATGCCGGGCGAGTTCTACCACAACCGGATGGGCAACGCCTTCCCCGACTCCGACCACCACTTCCTGCGCCCGGTCGGCCCGATCGACCACGAGGACGTCGAGCTGAAGCTCAACGCCTTCCTGGGCCAGGCGGCCAAGGTCGCGCGGGCGAACTTCGACGGGGGCATCACCTACTCGGCGGGTTCGTTCGAGCGGGTCGACTGGACGCCGTTCGACTACATCGGCATCACGGACTACTACCACCCGAAGCCGAGCCGCGAGGCGTACATCGCCGAGCTCGACGCGTACCGCAAGTGGGACAAGCCGATCATGATCGCCGAGTACGGCACGTTCACGTACGCGGGCGCGTCGGAGAAGGGCCTGCTGGGCTTCGACATCGTGGACCGCACGGTCGAGCCGCCCCGGGTGTTCGACGGCTTCCGCCGCGACGAGCAGGCCCAGGCCGACTTCCACCTGGACCGGCTGCGCCTGTACGACGAACTCGGCATCTACAGCGTCGCGGTGACGGAGTTCGTCCACCCGACGCACCCGCACTCCGAGGACCCGCAGTGGGACCTCGACACGGCGAGCATGACGATCACGAAGACCATCCGCGACGACTACTTCGACCACTTCTCGACGTACCGGATCGAGCCGAAGGAGTCGTACAAGGCGATCGCCCGCTACTACGAGGCGGTCACCGAGCGCGAGCGCCGCACCGCGGCCTGA
- a CDS encoding MbtH family protein, producing MTNPFDDPDKNYTVLVNAVGEHSLWVSGIPVPAGWEVTYGPRGRQACLDHIAENWRDLRPHPAGRRAA from the coding sequence ATGACGAACCCCTTCGACGACCCGGACAAGAACTACACCGTCCTGGTGAACGCCGTGGGCGAGCACTCCCTGTGGGTCTCCGGTATCCCGGTGCCCGCCGGCTGGGAGGTCACGTACGGCCCGCGCGGGCGCCAGGCCTGCCTGGACCACATCGCCGAGAACTGGCGTGACCTGCGGCCGCACCCGGCCGGCCGCCGCGCCGCCTGA